Within Acidobacteriota bacterium, the genomic segment CGCGGCGGCCGGGATGAGATAGCCCAGCATGAATAATGGTGTCCCATTTTGATTTTGTTTGTTGAGCCCTGTTGGGGTACCTGGCTTATTCCGAGATAGGTTTCGAGGAGTGCCGCTCCTCCGGAGCTCGGGTTTTTCTTGTTGCTAACCCAGCATTTCACGCTGGGCTATCGTATTTCGGCCCTCCGGGCCTGATGTTCGGAGGCTGCTCAGGATGACACTCTCTAGACACCCTCAGCAGGCATTCTGACGAGTGATTGGGATAAGGAGAGCAGGGAATAGGCGCCGGGCCGCGCTCGGCTTTCGTTCTGTCCCGGGAGCGGCCATCGCTAAGCACCGAACCTGCCTCAGCACCGAAGCTAGTTCGGTGCTACCACGAGTCAAGATTGCGGGTCAATGAGAAATGTCATTTTGGAACTCAGGCGGCTTGGGAAAGCGCTGGTCGCAATCATTCGACGCTGGCGCGAGCAACGGATGCGAATTTCGCAATTCACTGCTTATTCACTGTTATTCACTGTTCTTTGTGGCGGAGGAAAATCGCGAATTTCCGTAATCCCTTACCGGGCAGGCGGTTGCGGGGAAGTGTCCGTTGCTCGCCACCTTTATTAGAAAAAATTCGCTGTTAAATTCGCTGATAAATTCGCTGTTCCGCGCACACCAGTGAATTCGGCGAGTTTCAGGCTGAATCCGTTGCTCTACCTGAGAATGGATCCCTGCGATCTGACGCTGGCTAAGACTCGCGCAAAGGAAATGGTGGCCAGGGACGGAATCGAACCGCCGCCGCCAGCCTTTTCAGGGCTGGACTCAGCGACGGTCATCTTGTTGACTTTGCGATGGCTTAGCTCCGCCCGTTGCACTATATACAGTGCGGTTTATTGGAACCATAATGGAACCAAAATTTCGGCTCGCCGGAGTTCGCCTCAATTCCACTCACTCGATGTCCATTTCTGCTCAATCAGAGGGGATTGGAGATGTAGGAACACGAAGCTCGTGTCTTCACGGACGAAAGAAACGCAACCGCTTGAAATTTAATCGAAAGGCCGGCGCACTGACAGCCCGTTTTGGAAGCGTGAGGAACACTCAAGAAGCATTATTGGCGCGCGAACAAATGATATTCTTGAGCAAATGAAGTACGAGATTTCAGCTTCCGACATCAGCCGCAACGCAGCGATGCTCAAAGAAAACGCGGTGTTACTTCGCAGCAAAGCAGAGAAACTCATTCGCCGATTGCATGAAGTCGAAGCCACTCAACACGAAGTGGAAATCAATCTGGAACACACAAAGGCGACGGCCAGAACGCTACATTCAAAATTCCTCACGCCGCCTTAACGCCAAGGGACGTGATGATGGAATGTCAAGAGTTGTTGCCAATTATGACATGCGTTCGGAGGCCTTCGGACCGCTTATCCACTGCTGCACTTCTTCCAAATTAAGCTGACGCGCAACTACACGGGGATGTTTAAGAATGAATTCGCGCGACCGACTGCCTACATCATTTTTGCTATTTTGCTGCTGAAGGAAGCATCTTGGATCAACTCGTCACGATCTTTGCAGCTCAGGAAGCACTGCATCCAGGCTACACAGTTCTGGACTCGAACTTCGGTGACGTCCAGACGGTTGGCGATCTCGCTGTCAGTCAAACCTGATCCTGCTAGGCGGTAGACAGGACCAAGCATCCCGACCTTTTCCCAAAATACCTGCATAGCTTCACCCCATCAGACTATGGGCTTCCATATTGTATGCAATCTGGTCAAAGTAGCTCACAGGGTTGGAGAATGCTAAGCCTCGGACCCGGTGAGTCGTTAGCCCTCGGATTCGGAGAAGAGGATATAGACTCCCGGATTCGACACGAGGATTGGACTTCAGGTCTATGGCAGAGGCGCTTCATGACACATCCTAGGCTGAACTTGATTGCTCTCGTGGGCCGTCGATGATCAAAGCATTAGATACTTCCAAGAATGCCCGATTCAATCCGGTACTCAATTTGGAGCGCGTCGCCTCGTTAATCTGCGTTGACGCGTTCCAGTTGAGCACGACCGCACATTCCAAGATGTTGTCGATCATGGTGTTCCCGCAGGAAGCACGAGATCAAGGAGCACGAGGAAAAGCAAGAAGGACGAGGCGATGCGAGCTTCCTCTTATCTAACCAGATACAGGCATTACGCTGCCTTAGATTGAGTCTTGGCTTCGAGTACCTTCTCACGCCCAACGTTAACTTTGATCTGCTTGGGCTTTGCTTCAGCCTTCTTGGCGAGATTGATGTTCAGCACGCCCTTGTCATAGTGGGCGCTCACCTGGGCGGGATCCACTGAGGAGGGCAGCGTGAATGAGCGGGTGAAGCTTCCGTAGTGCCGTTCCACACGGCGGAAGTTTTCCTCTTTCTCTTCTTTCTCGATCTTGCGCTCGCCTTGCACGGTAAGGGTGTTGTTGTCGATGCGAACATCAATGTCATTTTCGTCAATGCCGGCGACTTCGATCTTCAACGTGATGTTGTGCTCATCCTCGTAGATATCGACTGGAGGTGCGAAGCTGGTGGTGGTCAACGCTTCTTCCGGAGCTTCGGAGCTAAGTAACTCGCGGAAAAGGCGGTTCATGCGATTCGTGCGGTCTTGCATGGTGGAATACTGGCGGAAAGGTTCCCAATTGGCTAAGACTGTCATAACACAGTTCCTCCGGAGGGGTGATCTAAGAGGCAAAACTTCAGATGGGCTGACTTAGTTCAGAGGACCTGAAAGAGTAAGAAGTAAGAGCTTGCTCAATAACCAAGCTAGGCTTACGCACTCGTATTGTCAAGATGCGGTCGGCAACAGAAGTCTCGTAGACGACCTATCGATCGCACGGGGCCAAAAAGAGTAGTCAATCATGATTGGCTCGCTCCTCCAATTCCTTTTTGGTAACAGCAGTCAGTTCGGGATAAGCCTCAGGATCGAATTGTCGGGAAAATAGTAATTTTCGCTCCGCGCGCTTGAGCCATTTAGACTCATGCTTCCGACACATGCGGATGATGTCCGGCAAGAATTCACGGATTACATAGCCCTGTGCACTGCCGAGCAAGGATCCCTCGACGCGCTCCATCGTATGCGAGAATCCACGTTCCTGTTGGGGGTAGTACGCGTTGCTGAGCGACTTGACTATGACCGTGCTCAGGACTAATGAACTGTTGAATGTGTTCGTCCCATCATCCTTGCGGGTCACCGCCACACGACTCAAGGCATGTGCAAGCCGAACTGAAAACGGCTGGCCCGCGCCTAAGCGGAAATATCGAGGATCCTGGTGAAACAGTGACGGCAGAAGAAAAGTCCCGAAGAAGCTTCTTGCCTCTTGATTCGCGATCAGCGCGCCCCAACGTTTCCCAAACCCCTGCATGCCCTGCCCATATCCCGGCCAATCGTTCATAAGCTGTGCCCAGCCCGCATCGAAAGTTGTTCCGACTAGGATGTCTTGGGAGGAAGCTCGCCGCAGAAACAAATTAAACTTGTCTCTGCTGGTCAACATTGGGACAGATGCCGAGTAAGAAGGTGCTTCCGGCAACAGAATCTGCGCAGAGCCGCTTGAAACTACGAAGGCGGTGAACAACGCGAGCAGGAGGCTACGCCATTGGCGTCTGCGTCGGGAGGCCATAGAACACCTTGTTCTTTTATTGGGAGGAAAAATTGCCTCTCCAATCGTCGAAGGCGCCAGGGTTCTGATCGAAAATCGAGCAACGGTGGGTCTTCGTGGAATGCAGGACCAAATCTACGCTCAATGAAAATGCCCAACTGTGCACAATGGAACACTTTAGCCAAGATTCTTAGGTCTGAAGCGTTGTTTTAAAAGTGCTCTCCCATTCAAACCAACATCGAACAACGTCGTGTGCGTTGCGGACAATGTAGGGACGATGAGACGCGCATCACTGCTAGCTGCCTACGCCTATTCCGGACCTCCCAAAGCATTACCTGTTTCGGAATACTTTTGCCAGCGCTTCCAAAGAATGCGTAGCGCAGCCATGATTGGAATCGAGAGATAGACCCCGATTACGCCGGCGATTTCTCCGCCCGCGAGAATTGCGAACAAGGCAGCCAAGGGATGAAGCTCGAGCTTGCCGCCCATGATACGTGGCGAGTTTACGTAGTCCTGTACCAACCGCCAGAGAGACAAGAACAGTGCGAGGAGAAGCAAATGTTGGTAGCCGGTTAGAAATGCAACACCAAGAATTACCAGTGCCGCAACCAACGGACCGGCGACGGGAATAAATTCCAAGGCGCCGCCTACAATGCCGAGGATAATCGCGTAGGGCACGCGCAACAAAAGCAGCACGATGATATAAACGACGAGCGACAACCCAGCCAAGACAAGCTGCGCACGAATATACCCGGCGAGCATTACATTGAGATCCTCAACGATGCTGCTCAAGAATTGGCGCTGTCGGCTGCGTTCCGCAATTTGAATGACTGAATCCGCAAACTCACGCCCGTCACGCAAGAAGAAGATGGCCAGGATCGGTATGACGACGAGCCAGACGGTATTCGCCAACAGGATGGTTACACGACCGCCAAAGTCGCTTGCCCAGGCAATGATGGCTGCACGGTGTGCTGCGAAGAACTGCTGTACGCGGGCCTGCGTATCAAAGCTCCACCCGTGCTTTCCCCCAAGCTGTGTAACAATCCTGCCCGAGGACATCTGATCCAGAAGACCGGGCAGAGCTGCCAAAAGTTTTCGACCTTCATCTGCTACGCGGGGACCGATACCCAAGACAATTCCCGAAATGATCAGCAGCAAGATCAAATAAACTTGGAGAATGGCGAACGATCGTGATCCGCGTGATAGCCTCGACCGGCGCTGAACCAGCGATACCGGCAGGTCCAGCAAGTAGGCAAAGAGAACCGCGAACAAGAAGACAATGAGAATACGTCGAGCGCCATAAATGAATCCTGCCACCAGGGCAAACAGCACAACTGTGCTGAGTACTCGTACGGTGCGCTTATCAAAGAAGCTCATGTATTTGCTACACCCGATTGCTACCCAAGCCGCCCATTGCAGGACCGATCAGGACGCGCAGCGGGACTCTACGTTAGGGCCATCGTGAATTCTCAACGCCACAGATGGTTGGAGCAGCCTTCCGCAGAAGAAGTGTTGCCTTCTCCATCCTGGCAATGATCGCAATCGGTAGTGTGGATATTGATTGTCCTGCGCAGTTGCGCCTGTCGGTTTTCATATCTGTATAAGCTCATGCTTTCCAATCTGGGTCACCGGGCAACATGGTGCCCACGTGCTGCGATTGGTTCTTTGGGAGAGGACTTACGTTTTGCGGCTCGCATGTTTAATTCTGAAGCGAGAGCTGGAATCTGTTCTGGCTAGGCATGGCG encodes:
- a CDS encoding molecular chaperone, encoding MTVLANWEPFRQYSTMQDRTNRMNRLFRELLSSEAPEEALTTTSFAPPVDIYEDEHNITLKIEVAGIDENDIDVRIDNNTLTVQGERKIEKEEKEENFRRVERHYGSFTRSFTLPSSVDPAQVSAHYDKGVLNINLAKKAEAKPKQIKVNVGREKVLEAKTQSKAA